In Candidatus Goldiibacteriota bacterium, the genomic stretch GTGAAAAAATATTCGCAGGCTGTTAAATTTTACGAACGTATTAATGTTTTGTACTGGAAAGATCTTGATTCCATGAAGGATAATGAAAAATCGGCGTTTTATCAGAGAGTGGGTCTTTGCTATTACAACCTGCGCGATAACAGAAATTCCGCGCAGTATTTTGAAAAGGCGCTGTTTTATTCGCCTGATAATGAAGTGCTTAAGTACTGGCTGAAACTGGTGAAATGATGAAAAAAATAGTGTTTATAACAGCGTTTGTATTTGCGTGCTCCGTTTTTGCGTATGCGATAACAGACACAGAAACGCCCACAGTGACAGAAACTTCCACAGAGACCGTGACTGAAACCGTAACTGACACGGTTACACAGACAACAACAGAAACTGTAACAGAGACAGTTACTGAAACCGCGACGCACACTTCCACAAGTTCGGTGTTACAGACAGAAACTGCAACAGAAACTGTAACTGAAACCGCGACACACACTTCTACAAGCTCGGTGTCGCAGACAAATACTTTAACCGCAACCGGCACTTTAACAAGCACAGTGACTTTGACGGTTACGGCGACGATAACAAATACAATAACAAAAACTGTAACTTTAACTCCCGTGCCATTTACTCCGACTATAACACCCACAATTACCATCACTGCCACGCCTTTTCTTACGCCGGCGGTGGAAGGCTATAATTTTGAAATTTTAAACGGTAAGATATATCCAAATCCCGCGTCAAACAACGCTCCCATTTACGCGCTCTTTAAATTTACAGGCAGCGCCAAAGTCACGCTTCAGATATATTCCGCTGACGGAAGAAAAGTAAAAGAGGAAACAAAAGATGTCAGTCCGGGCGAGCAGCGCATCACATTCTCCGCTCCCAACCTTGCCCCCGGTATTTGGTTCACGCGGTTTGTGACGGTTGAAAGCGGCAGGACAGTAAACGGTAAGTTAAGAAAACTTGTAATTGTAAAACCATAACTATTTGGTAATATGTTTTTTTTCGTACCACAAATTTGTAGTATTGAAAAAACAGCTCGGTTTAGATTTGGTAGACGCGGGTCTTTAGCCCGCGGTAGTTGTCTTTACTTTAGATCCTATGCACATCCGTTTCTCCGACATACAAAGTTTGACAATACAAGTTATTTCTTGTATATATATCAATGTGTTCAGAGAGAAGAAATAAGGAGGGTAAAAAATGAAAACAAAAAAGGCCGGCGTTTATACCGACGATAAAATTTATGAGAAACGCAAAAAAGAACATCGGAAAAGTTCTGAATACAGGGAAACGTATGAAGAAGAAAGGCTGTCGTATATGGTGGCGGAGGAAATAAAGGAACTTAGGGGTAAAAAACATTACACACAAAAACAGCTTGCAGAAAAAGCGGGTGTCAAACAGCAGGAAATATCAAGGGTGGAAAAAGGCGGCCAGAATATAACTATTGGACTGCTTAATAAAATCGCGAATGGAATGGGCAAAAAAATAAAGATATCCATAATTTAATCCGGGGGTTAAAAATGGAACAGCAGATATTAAAACAGGAAAAGCCACGGTATTCCAATGCACTACCTTTATGGCACATGGTAGCGCTGTCAATTGCCACATTCGGGATATATCAGATATACTGGTTTTATAAAAACTGGAAACAGTTAAAAGTTCATCATAACCTTGATATAAGACCGGGTTGGAGGACAGTGGGGCTTTTTGTGCCTATATGGGGGCTTATACTTACTTACAGGCAGTTTGACGATATCAGGGGGCACGCGGAAAATTCCGGCATTGAAAAACTTTTTTTACCGGGATGGATGCTTGTACAGTATATTGTGCTGACAGCGCTGTGGAGGCTGCCTGACCCTTACTGGTTATTAACGTTTTTTTCCATTGCGCCTTTGACAATAGTACAGGAAACGCTTAATGAATACTGGAAAAAAGAACAGCCGGAATTTGCTGTAAAAACAACTCTTTCCGGCGGGCAGATAGCAGTTTTAATAATAGGCGGGATATTATTTCTTCTTTCTCTTGTAGGCCTTTTCGCGGGGGAATAAGTTTTAATCGGCAGATGTCCGGGTATAATTAATTATACCCGAGTATAAAATATTATACTTCTAACAAGAAATCTGTTTTAAGCGTATTCTTTATAAACCTTTTCTACTGTCTGTCTTGTAATTGCCCTCCCGTGAGATGGCAGAAAAATTTTGCAGTTTGTATCCAGTAGTTTTTTCCAGCTTTTTATAAGCACGCGCCTGTCCATTACATACGGTACCATTGCCTGCCCGGGATACACGTTAAACATCGCGTCGCCGACCGCTGCTATTTCATCATCAACAATTACGCTTATTGAACCGGGGGTGTGGCCGGGGGTGTGCATTACCGTAATTCCGCCCCCTGCGTTGTATACATCATCAATAATAATATCGGGTATCACAGGCGGATAATTCTCGTCTTCAACTGTAAATGTACCTTTAACCGGTTTATCTTCCGGGTTTACCCCGGCTTTTAAGTGCTCTGCTTCGGCGCGGTGAATAAGTACTTTAGCGTAAAAATGCGCTTTAAGCCTTGAAGTGTTTTCCGCGTGGTCATAATGCGCGTGGGTTAAAGCGATAACAGAAGGCGCAGCACCGGTTTTTTTTATTTTTAAAAGCAGATTGTCATACATATAACCCATACCGGCATCCACAAGAAGGGTGGCGCCCTGTGATTCCACAAGAAAAATATTATTTCTGCCGGACACCACAAGTGTGATTTTAGAGCCTTTGTTTGTAATCCATTTTGAAGGCATAAGCTTTCCTCTCATATGTAATAGGATATTTATTATAGCATATTTGGATGGTTAGACGCTTGGACGCTTGGAAGGTTATAAAAACGGATGCTTAGAAGGTTGGATGCTTGGAGGATTGGCAAGATCTGGTTGTAACTAGCATGCACAGCGGAAATACCCGGCTTGCGCGAATTTTAAGTGTAAGTGTTAGGAAACAATTTATTTAGTTTTTATAATTGTCTTTACCGAGCATCTAAACATCTAAGCATCAAAGCATCTGCTTTAAAAAGCTTCCGTCCCTCTGTCCCTCCGTGCATCCGACCCTCTGGTTTATAAGCTAAGCATCCAAATATAAAATACTGCAAAATAATCAACAATAATACAATTCAATTGACTTTTGTAATGCCAAGTGGTAATTTGAACTTAATTAGGTTATGGGATTTCAGGCTGACACAGGGCGGTTAGAGCGAATTCATGAAATTTAAAATGGAAATCATCAAAAAAATATTTTTGATACTATTCTGCGCTTTCATTCCCGCCGGGATTTTCAGCTACAGTTACTCCACCACCGTGGAGTGGATAAATATGTCCTGCACAGTCAATGAATCATATGGCAGCTGTACTTTAAAATGCAGATTCTGCGGCGCTGTAATTGCGACAGTCACTTCAAATACAACATCAGTTAACCCAAACGACTATATGCACTGCTGTCCGGGAATGGTAAATGCGTACTTTCCGGGATGCACGTGCGCTGGCAATATGATAGACTGCAGCCGCAGCGGTGCAGGCGGAAGTGTTAATGCCGCAAGCGACACTTACGGTACCGGTTTTTTTACCCCTAATTCACAGGATGAAACAAAAAACTGGTTAATGTCAAATGAGAAAAAGTGGGAAGTTTTAAAAAGAGTATCGCTTGAATACGGGTTTGATAATCCTGAAAATTATATTATGTCATACGGCGACAAGATGACTTCCAGGGATTACTGGCTGGGAAAGATGCTTACGGCGTATAACAAGTTTCACAAACCTGATGAAAATAATACTAAAGGCAAATCTGAAAGGGCAACACCTGTGCCTGTAAAACCCGCGCCTGCAACCCCGCGCGTAAATCCATGCAATGACCCCAATGTGGTCTGTCTGGATGACGGGCAGGACACAGTTGACCCCGCGCTGTTTAAATCTTATGACCCGAAAAAATCTTTCAGCGAACGCCTTGCAGGGCGCGTGCCTGCGGTGATTGACGAAAAAAGGTGCAATACGTTAAGCGGTGATGAATACAATTCCGCTATGGCACAGGCGGAAAAAGCAGAAGGAAAATCCGGCAAAGACGCGGGCGTACTTAAATTCCTGGCTGATGACATGTATTCCAAAGTGGAAGGAAAAGTAACGGACGCGGGCACAGATGCTTTTATGGATGCCATATCCGGCGGAAATGAAAAGATAAAAGACGGGCTGGGCGCTGCTGTGGAAGTTTACGGTATATATGACAACATTAAAAATCTTGATAACGCGGCAAAGCAGGGTAATGAAGCCCTTGGTACAGAGATGAATAATCAGCTTGTGGGATACCTGTCAGGCAAGATGAAAGGTATTCAAGGAGAAGTGTCTAAAATGAGCATAAATATAATTAAAAATTATACAACCAACCTTACGGAAAATGTAATGCAGGGGCTTAAAAAAGCGGGCGACATAGCGACAAACCCGAATTATACGCAGAGTGATATAAATGAATTATTTAATAACAACGGGCAGTAACAAAAAATAAAAGAGGACAAAATGAAACGTATTTTAACAGCCGCGTTTGTATTGTTTGTGTTATCTGTCTGTTCTTACGGCGCGGATAATAAACCAAACCTTTTAAAAAACGCGGCTGTGCTTCTGCCGCCTGCAAGCAAAGTAAAATTTAACTGGATTATACCGCCTGCAGAAAGTAAAAACACAGGCGCGGGATTAATTTTCAAAATGGACGGCAGCGGTAATCTATGGCTTGGCCGCGGCGGTAAATATGTGCTTAACCCAAATAAAAATTACATGTTTGGTATTGATCAGCAGTACGATGATTTTATGTTAACGGCAAAAGGCGCGTTGTATTTTGCCGCAAAGGGTTATATTGGTTACATCCCGCCGGTGAAAGAAAAAGGCACTGATACGGGTATTCACCCTTTTCAGCCGATTGCAAAACTTCCGGTAAATGAATGCAGGCTTTTTGCGGGCACGGGCAGTGTC encodes the following:
- a CDS encoding T9SS type A sorting domain-containing protein, producing MMKKIVFITAFVFACSVFAYAITDTETPTVTETSTETVTETVTDTVTQTTTETVTETVTETATHTSTSSVLQTETATETVTETATHTSTSSVSQTNTLTATGTLTSTVTLTVTATITNTITKTVTLTPVPFTPTITPTITITATPFLTPAVEGYNFEILNGKIYPNPASNNAPIYALFKFTGSAKVTLQIYSADGRKVKEETKDVSPGEQRITFSAPNLAPGIWFTRFVTVESGRTVNGKLRKLVIVKP
- a CDS encoding helix-turn-helix transcriptional regulator — translated: MKTKKAGVYTDDKIYEKRKKEHRKSSEYRETYEEERLSYMVAEEIKELRGKKHYTQKQLAEKAGVKQQEISRVEKGGQNITIGLLNKIANGMGKKIKISII
- a CDS encoding DUF4234 domain-containing protein, yielding MEQQILKQEKPRYSNALPLWHMVALSIATFGIYQIYWFYKNWKQLKVHHNLDIRPGWRTVGLFVPIWGLILTYRQFDDIRGHAENSGIEKLFLPGWMLVQYIVLTALWRLPDPYWLLTFFSIAPLTIVQETLNEYWKKEQPEFAVKTTLSGGQIAVLIIGGILFLLSLVGLFAGE
- a CDS encoding MBL fold metallo-hydrolase, translating into MRGKLMPSKWITNKGSKITLVVSGRNNIFLVESQGATLLVDAGMGYMYDNLLLKIKKTGAAPSVIALTHAHYDHAENTSRLKAHFYAKVLIHRAEAEHLKAGVNPEDKPVKGTFTVEDENYPPVIPDIIIDDVYNAGGGITVMHTPGHTPGSISVIVDDEIAAVGDAMFNVYPGQAMVPYVMDRRVLIKSWKKLLDTNCKIFLPSHGRAITRQTVEKVYKEYA